The following proteins are co-located in the Candidatus Methanogranum gryphiswaldense genome:
- the pyrF gene encoding orotidine-5'-phosphate decarboxylase codes for MKKDTRLVLALDETDRSKAVKIVNEVSEYIDAVKINWPLVLSSGPEMITELSKYTDVVCDFKVADIPNTVHLIVENAVNRGASAVIVHAFTGEDSLSEAVKTAGNEAEIYAVTEMSHPGGKTFTAIHAEEMARMGVKCGVAGFIAPATRPERVEAIRAIIGNRKIMSPGVGAQGGSASYAISAGADYVIVGRAIYKSEDPAASAKELCEEIRSVL; via the coding sequence ATGAAAAAGGACACCCGCTTGGTTCTCGCGTTGGATGAGACGGATAGGAGTAAGGCCGTCAAGATAGTCAACGAGGTATCTGAGTACATAGACGCTGTGAAGATAAATTGGCCTCTGGTACTTTCATCAGGGCCAGAGATGATCACGGAACTTTCCAAATATACGGATGTAGTATGCGATTTCAAAGTTGCCGATATTCCAAACACAGTGCACCTCATAGTTGAGAATGCTGTGAACAGAGGGGCATCCGCCGTAATAGTTCATGCATTCACCGGTGAAGATTCTCTTTCAGAAGCCGTAAAGACCGCTGGCAACGAGGCGGAAATATACGCTGTAACCGAAATGAGCCATCCTGGGGGAAAGACCTTCACGGCCATACACGCGGAAGAGATGGCTAGAATGGGTGTAAAATGCGGAGTTGCAGGATTTATTGCGCCTGCGACCCGTCCTGAGAGGGTAGAAGCAATACGGGCGATCATCGGAAACAGAAAAATAATGTCTCCGGGGGTAGGCGCGCAAGGCGGTTCCGCATCTTATGCGATATCTGCAGGAGCAGATTATGTCATAGTAGGAAGGGCCATATACAAATCAGAAGACCCAGCAGCATCAGCCAAAGAGCTTTGCGAAGAGATACGTTCGGTTCTTTGA
- a CDS encoding radical SAM protein: MSIKRFEYGSAVNGKTLAEGCKHCIQGSKMVLLVTGRCDTGCFYCPVSAEKKGKDVIYANEKKVLNNNEIIAEAESMDATGTGITGGDPLGVMERTVEMITLLKGHFGQNHHIHLYTSMIDLEKVRVLKEKGLDEIRFHPSPSIWDKMETTSLKEIIDHIDIDVGIEVPAIPKMEEQLNALIQYSTKIGVKFINLNELEFSESNWDMMEKHGFEIKDDLSSSVLGSEELAIRLMKNNKKAPIHFCSSVFKDGVQLRQRLIRRAQHTAKEYDVITEDGTIIKGLLYSDDLDKAAKVLCEEYNVPSELMFIDKERNRMEVASWVLEELADELPFKCYIVEEYSTADRLEVERTPLN, from the coding sequence ATGAGCATTAAGAGGTTCGAATATGGGTCTGCCGTAAACGGTAAAACTCTGGCTGAAGGTTGTAAACACTGTATACAGGGGTCCAAAATGGTCCTTCTTGTCACAGGAAGATGCGATACTGGATGTTTTTATTGTCCTGTATCTGCCGAAAAAAAAGGCAAGGATGTCATATACGCCAATGAAAAAAAGGTCCTGAACAATAACGAGATAATCGCCGAGGCCGAATCCATGGATGCAACTGGTACTGGAATCACTGGAGGAGACCCTCTAGGGGTCATGGAAAGGACCGTGGAGATGATCACACTTCTCAAAGGACATTTCGGACAGAACCATCATATCCACCTCTACACCTCGATGATCGACCTGGAAAAAGTACGGGTCCTAAAAGAAAAAGGATTGGACGAAATACGGTTCCATCCATCTCCATCCATATGGGATAAAATGGAAACAACATCTCTCAAAGAGATAATTGATCATATCGACATTGATGTAGGAATAGAAGTGCCAGCAATACCAAAAATGGAAGAACAGCTTAATGCCCTGATTCAATATTCGACGAAAATCGGTGTTAAATTCATTAACCTCAATGAACTAGAATTTTCAGAAAGTAACTGGGACATGATGGAAAAACACGGATTTGAGATCAAAGATGACCTTTCGTCTTCTGTACTGGGTTCTGAAGAACTCGCTATCCGTTTAATGAAAAATAACAAAAAAGCACCAATTCATTTCTGTTCATCTGTCTTCAAAGATGGAGTGCAGCTAAGACAGAGATTGATACGCCGTGCCCAACACACAGCAAAAGAATATGATGTCATAACTGAAGATGGCACAATAATCAAGGGCCTGTTATACTCGGATGACCTTGATAAGGCAGCCAAGGTCCTTTGTGAAGAATATAACGTACCATCAGAACTAATGTTCATTGACAAAGAAAGAAACCGTATGGAAGTTGCATCTTGGGTGCTAGAAGAACTTGCTGACGAGCTTCCGTTCAAATGTTACATTGTGGAAGAATATTCCACAGCAGACAGACTCGAAGTTGAAAGAACTCCTCTAAATTGA
- a CDS encoding NusA-like transcription termination signal-binding factor has translation MAADIVLTEDTLRFIALFESITKANAIDCMDADDKLVFVVEKGQGNIAVGKKGEHVIKLKDKTGKNIQVVEYSEDPEQFVMNVFHIYNPQKVVIEQRGNITHATITVDPKLKGRAIGKAGKNLRIARDIVNRHHEIQSLSVD, from the coding sequence ATGGCAGCAGATATCGTACTTACCGAGGACACGCTCAGATTCATCGCACTATTCGAATCGATCACGAAAGCCAATGCGATAGATTGTATGGATGCTGATGATAAGCTTGTGTTCGTTGTTGAGAAAGGACAGGGTAACATCGCCGTAGGTAAAAAGGGAGAGCACGTGATAAAGCTCAAGGATAAAACAGGAAAGAACATCCAGGTAGTGGAATATTCCGAAGATCCTGAACAGTTCGTCATGAATGTATTCCACATCTACAATCCTCAGAAGGTCGTTATCGAGCAGCGCGGAAATATCACGCACGCAACCATTACGGTTGATCCCAAGCTCAAGGGACGTGCAATCGGCAAGGCCGGAAAGAATCTCCGCATAGCAAGGGATATAGTGAACAGACATCACGAGATCCAAAGCCTAAGCGTGGATTGA
- a CDS encoding 50S ribosomal protein L30e, translating to MSEEKIDISRALKAAITTGRVEFGVDQTEKAVKAGKAQMIILARNCPSDVLKDNSNVKTHVYEGNNMELGALCGKPFSVSALAVIDKGTSNILTL from the coding sequence ATGAGCGAAGAAAAAATAGATATAAGCAGAGCATTGAAAGCCGCCATCACGACCGGAAGGGTCGAGTTTGGTGTGGATCAGACAGAGAAAGCAGTGAAGGCAGGAAAGGCCCAGATGATAATTCTGGCAAGGAACTGCCCCAGTGATGTCTTGAAGGACAACAGTAACGTGAAAACACACGTCTACGAGGGTAACAACATGGAGCTTGGTGCCCTTTGTGGTAAGCCCTTTTCCGTATCCGCGCTTGCGGTCATCGACAAGGGTACCTCTAACATCTTAACGTTGTGA
- the rpoA2 gene encoding DNA-directed RNA polymerase subunit A'': MAKKDTLKALMNREISEEVSNLLLTKYNTLSAISAAGTEELVELGLSEEEAESVLNKIGKRTARKATPVKTKKTVEEAKAEPMEEVFHTHELTAIESQLFSIVNKYSQPLPMKIVCDIAIAIQDASFDDATCEKLIKVAERMYTAHLMDQNESAGVMAAHSIGEPGTQMNMRTFHYAGVANINVTQGLPRLIEIVDARRIPSTPSMDIPLKGIAAEDESVARHVASEIEMTTLLDVAAVETDITNMRLVIVPDLRKMEIRGLRTEDIVDKLNRVKAVRGLVNISDFDIVIASDEPSFKKLQSMYDAVKNSKIKGIDGITRAVLSHTEGTWKIITEGSNLKEVLKIEGVDTENVMTNSILEVADVLGIEAARNSIIHEAMGTLGEAGLDVDIRHIMLVADLMTNDGYVKAIGRHGVSGKKSSVLARAAFEITAAHLLHAAMVGEVDHLEGVTENIIVGQPVTLGTGAVNLIYTPKKKGEDE, encoded by the coding sequence ATGGCTAAGAAGGATACTTTGAAGGCATTGATGAATAGGGAAATCAGCGAGGAGGTCTCGAATCTTCTGCTGACGAAATACAACACCCTCAGCGCAATCAGTGCGGCAGGGACCGAAGAACTCGTCGAATTGGGATTGTCAGAGGAAGAAGCCGAGTCGGTGCTAAACAAAATAGGTAAACGCACGGCTCGCAAGGCCACACCGGTCAAGACCAAGAAAACTGTCGAAGAAGCCAAGGCAGAACCAATGGAAGAGGTCTTCCACACTCACGAGTTGACAGCTATAGAGAGCCAGCTTTTCTCTATTGTCAATAAGTACAGCCAACCTCTGCCTATGAAGATCGTATGTGACATCGCAATTGCCATTCAGGATGCCAGTTTCGATGATGCTACATGTGAGAAGCTCATAAAGGTCGCAGAGAGGATGTACACAGCACATCTCATGGATCAGAATGAGTCAGCTGGAGTAATGGCGGCGCACTCTATCGGAGAACCAGGTACACAGATGAACATGCGTACCTTCCACTACGCAGGAGTTGCGAACATCAACGTTACGCAGGGTCTGCCCAGGTTGATCGAGATCGTTGATGCCAGGCGTATACCAAGTACACCTTCGATGGACATTCCTCTAAAAGGAATTGCAGCCGAAGATGAAAGCGTGGCACGCCACGTGGCGTCCGAGATAGAGATGACCACGCTCCTCGATGTAGCAGCCGTCGAAACAGACATCACCAACATGAGACTGGTGATCGTTCCGGATCTTCGCAAGATGGAGATCCGTGGATTGAGGACCGAGGACATTGTGGATAAGCTCAACAGAGTGAAGGCCGTCCGTGGATTGGTCAATATCTCGGATTTCGATATAGTGATAGCTTCGGACGAACCGTCCTTTAAAAAACTCCAGTCAATGTACGATGCAGTCAAGAACTCTAAGATCAAGGGCATTGACGGCATCACAAGAGCAGTTCTTTCACACACAGAAGGAACCTGGAAGATTATTACCGAAGGAAGTAATCTGAAAGAGGTCCTGAAGATCGAAGGAGTTGACACTGAAAATGTCATGACCAACAGTATCCTGGAGGTAGCAGACGTCTTGGGTATCGAGGCCGCAAGGAACTCGATAATACACGAGGCTATGGGAACTCTCGGAGAAGCTGGTCTGGATGTAGATATCAGGCACATCATGCTAGTGGCTGATCTCATGACCAATGATGGTTATGTGAAGGCTATCGGAAGGCACGGAGTGTCTGGAAAGAAATCCTCTGTACTCGCAAGAGCGGCATTCGAAATCACAGCTGCGCATCTGTTGCACGCTGCGATGGTCGGAGAGGTCGATCACCTCGAAGGAGTAACAGAGAACATTATCGTTGGACAGCCGGTTACATTGGGAACCGGTGCAGTAAACTTAATTTACACACCCAAGAAAAAGGGGGAAGATGAATGA
- a CDS encoding DNA-directed RNA polymerase subunit A' has translation MMRGITKRIGSIKFSCVSPEEIRKMSATKIITADTYDDEGYPIEMGLMDPHMGVIEPGLRCKTCGCKVDECPGHFGHIDLAMPVIHVGFIKDIKMMLESTCRSCGRLMLSPDQIQERMKDMDEMRDLGGGTIEVKNFSKATAKDASTKGICPYCGAEQIKIKLDKPTTFREVDDNHKLTPKEVRERLERIPDEDLTTLGMDPATCRPEWMVLTALAVPPVTVRPSITLDSGDRSEDDLTHKLVDVLRINQRLRENRDAGAPQLIVEDLWELLQYHITTYFDNQTSGIPPARHRSGRPLKTLAQRLKGKEGRFRSNLSGKRVNFSARTVISPDPLLSINDVGIPIRAARELTVPVHVNEHNITKIREMITRGPEPGDEGEYLPGVNYVIRPDGRRIRVTQRNAAEVAENIAIDYAVERQLVDGDVVLFNRQPSLHRMSMMAHRVKIMPGRTFRFNLCDCPPYNADFDGDEMNLHVLQSDEARAEARIIMQVQENILSPRYGGPIIGAIHDHITGAYFLTYKNPHFDMFEAMNILSKLDDIKIPEPFVDDKGKQYWTGKQLFSIVLPEDFRTTFKANICVNCKGGCKKEDCQYDAYVKIRDGKLLCGTIDTKGIGNSKGKILDRIARDYGSDRACLFINQVTRLALGALMNHGFSTGIGDEDIPEEAALQIANYNQECINKVTDLVSSYQDGTLEQMPGRSLRETLEVEVMKTLGDARDEAGRIAGKHLGMSNPAVIMAKAGARGSMLNLSQMAGCVGQQAVRGERLARGYWDRTLPHFEKGDLGAYARGFCSNSYKTGLNPTEFFFHAMGGREGLVDTAVRTSRSGYMQRRLVSALEDLKLTSDGTVRNTIGTVVQFKYGEDGVDPTRTVRGKAIDLDDLFAEVLGENADRILHHTDDRDIGDDYGSREKDEMEYTEEEESEEFDDLDTDYEGGGE, from the coding sequence ATGATGCGCGGAATAACAAAAAGGATCGGATCGATCAAATTCTCCTGCGTTTCCCCAGAGGAGATCAGGAAAATGTCCGCTACCAAGATCATCACCGCGGACACGTATGATGATGAAGGATATCCAATTGAGATGGGACTCATGGACCCCCATATGGGTGTCATAGAGCCAGGTCTACGCTGTAAAACATGCGGATGCAAGGTCGACGAGTGTCCTGGACACTTTGGGCACATCGATCTTGCGATGCCTGTGATCCATGTCGGATTCATCAAGGACATAAAGATGATGCTTGAGAGTACCTGCCGCTCATGCGGAAGGCTCATGTTATCACCTGACCAGATCCAAGAGCGTATGAAGGATATGGATGAGATGAGGGACCTCGGAGGAGGAACGATAGAGGTCAAGAACTTCTCCAAGGCCACAGCTAAGGACGCATCCACAAAGGGAATATGTCCCTATTGCGGTGCTGAACAGATCAAGATAAAACTTGATAAGCCCACAACTTTCAGAGAGGTTGACGATAACCACAAACTTACACCGAAAGAGGTCCGTGAGAGACTGGAGCGCATACCTGACGAGGACCTGACCACACTTGGAATGGATCCCGCCACATGTAGGCCTGAATGGATGGTATTGACCGCATTGGCAGTGCCACCTGTGACCGTAAGGCCATCTATAACCTTGGATTCTGGAGACAGGTCCGAGGATGATCTAACGCACAAGCTTGTCGATGTCCTTAGGATCAACCAGAGACTAAGGGAAAATCGTGATGCAGGAGCACCACAATTGATCGTCGAAGATCTTTGGGAGCTTCTCCAGTATCATATAACCACATATTTCGACAATCAGACATCTGGAATCCCACCTGCAAGACACAGGTCCGGGCGTCCTTTGAAGACACTCGCACAGAGGTTGAAGGGTAAGGAAGGTCGTTTCAGATCTAATTTGTCCGGAAAGCGTGTTAATTTCTCTGCTCGTACGGTCATATCACCAGATCCGTTGCTTTCGATCAACGATGTCGGAATACCCATAAGGGCGGCAAGGGAACTGACAGTGCCCGTTCATGTGAATGAGCACAACATCACAAAGATAAGAGAGATGATCACCCGTGGACCAGAGCCCGGAGATGAAGGAGAATACCTTCCCGGAGTGAACTATGTGATCAGGCCTGATGGTAGAAGGATCAGGGTTACACAGAGGAACGCCGCAGAGGTGGCCGAGAACATAGCCATAGATTATGCTGTCGAGAGACAGTTGGTCGACGGAGATGTGGTTCTCTTCAACAGGCAGCCTTCTCTGCACAGGATGTCCATGATGGCTCACCGTGTGAAGATCATGCCTGGGCGTACGTTCAGGTTCAATCTATGTGATTGTCCGCCATACAATGCTGATTTCGATGGAGATGAGATGAACCTCCATGTTCTGCAGAGCGATGAAGCACGTGCAGAAGCGCGTATCATCATGCAGGTCCAGGAGAACATCCTGTCACCCAGATACGGAGGTCCGATCATCGGTGCGATCCACGACCATATCACAGGTGCCTACTTCCTTACGTATAAGAATCCTCATTTCGACATGTTCGAGGCCATGAATATCTTGTCCAAGTTGGATGATATCAAGATCCCCGAGCCATTTGTCGACGATAAAGGAAAGCAATACTGGACGGGCAAGCAGTTGTTCTCGATCGTCCTGCCGGAGGATTTCCGCACGACATTCAAGGCGAACATCTGCGTAAACTGTAAAGGCGGATGCAAGAAAGAGGACTGTCAGTATGACGCATATGTCAAGATACGTGATGGAAAGCTCCTTTGTGGAACCATCGATACCAAAGGTATCGGTAACAGCAAAGGAAAGATCCTTGACCGTATCGCTCGTGACTATGGGTCCGACCGTGCATGTCTGTTCATAAACCAGGTAACAAGGCTAGCATTGGGTGCGTTGATGAATCACGGATTCAGTACCGGAATCGGCGACGAGGATATACCCGAAGAGGCTGCATTGCAGATCGCCAACTATAACCAGGAGTGTATCAACAAGGTGACGGACCTCGTATCTTCATACCAGGACGGAACCCTCGAGCAGATGCCAGGACGTTCATTGAGAGAGACCCTCGAGGTCGAGGTCATGAAGACCCTCGGAGATGCTCGTGATGAGGCAGGACGTATCGCAGGAAAGCACCTGGGTATGTCAAACCCTGCGGTCATCATGGCCAAAGCGGGTGCTCGTGGATCCATGTTGAACCTTTCTCAGATGGCCGGTTGCGTTGGGCAGCAGGCAGTTCGTGGTGAGAGGCTTGCCAGAGGATATTGGGACAGAACTCTCCCTCACTTCGAGAAGGGCGATCTGGGTGCATACGCAAGAGGTTTCTGCTCTAACTCATATAAGACTGGACTGAATCCCACCGAGTTCTTCTTCCATGCTATGGGAGGAAGAGAAGGACTGGTCGATACCGCGGTCAGGACATCAAGGTCCGGTTACATGCAGAGAAGACTGGTATCTGCACTTGAAGATCTAAAGTTGACATCTGATGGAACTGTCAGAAACACAATCGGAACCGTTGTTCAATTCAAATACGGAGAGGACGGAGTGGATCCCACAAGGACCGTAAGGGGAAAGGCCATCGATCTGGATGATCTGTTCGCGGAAGTTCTAGGTGAGAATGCCGATAGGATATTGCATCACACTGACGACCGTGATATCGGTGACGATTACGGATCCAGAGAGAAGGATGAGATGGAGTATACAGAGGAAGAGGAAAGCGAAGAATTCGACGACCTCGATACTGATTACGAAGGAGGAGGTGAGTGA
- a CDS encoding DNA-directed RNA polymerase subunit B codes for MRDLVKLYFADRNIVNHHISSFDDFLASADNPSSRMQRIVDDIRVPTDDAQRGVIVLDSERTGGRNIEIHIGRKRNDDGLVDPAAKPTIKIEQPKVMEANGYSHELTPMEARLRNLNYMSPVYVHFEVFEDGIELDNVENGGWVHVGDLPMMVKSRGCNLNREVLESNMDRVLSDEEYTKELIKQKEDPREPGGYFIIGGTERVLITLEDLAPNRIMVEYNEKYGAAVEIAKVFSQKDGYRALTLVEKKKDGMVMVSVPVASGSIPLVALMKALGMESDKDIYDTIVSDEEMANIVYSNIEASLDKKSFPPNGYHTTEDAILFLERNFAAGQAKEYRTKKVESILDRSLLPHLGDTSEDRMKKAIFLGRIARSVLELSLKKRKEDDKDHYANKRLKLSGDLMEDLFRTSFSSLMKDLKYQLERNWGRKKSDVNIASSIRPDLLTHKLLHALATGNWVGGRAGVSQLLDRTSNMSSMSHLRRVTSSLTRSQPHFEARDLHPTQWGRLCPSETPEGQNCGLVKNAALIIDVSEGYSESELRMLLRSDYDLMPVKDDGIRVYINGDLVGTTSNAEKFVNHVRDNRRIGRLHDGVNIRFDEDMGEIIINCDEGRLRRPLLILNDGRTVLNRKHLEGIRECKISWNDLFSEGVIEWVDAEEEEDALVLVDPFDVPKRCEHCHHALSPTDADWMNPGKEGDAILKCKWCGGEMATPSKITKKHTHMEIDPMIILGVASGVVPYPEHNSAPRVTMGAGMAKQALGIPAANYRIRPDTRGHIMHYPEVPMVQTQTMEFMGYNYRPAGQNFCIAVLSYHGYNIEDALVMNKSSVQRGLGRSSFLRSYRAEERRYPGGQEDHFEIPSPDIMGARADLAYASLGEDGLISPESAVTGSDVLIGKTSPPRFLEEETDFLTPQKRRETSVTVRPGEKGYVDSVMVTESENGSRLVRVKVRDERIPELGDKFCSRFGQKGVIGRLIDQCDMPFTAEGVTPDLVVNPHGIPSRMTIGHVLEMIAGKVGSMEGRIIDGTAFSGEREESIRDGLVRNGFSRNGKEVMYDGRTGRMIQTEVYTGVIFYEKLHHMVSGKMHVRSRGPVQILTRQPTEGRSRQGGLRFGEMERDCLIGHGAAMVIKDRLLDESDGTQQYICGNPNCGHIAIMDRHGSLYCPVCKNNSTIYLVQTSYAFKLLMDELLSLGVAMRLQLEDLT; via the coding sequence TTGAGGGATTTAGTTAAATTATACTTTGCCGACAGGAATATCGTCAACCATCACATCTCGTCTTTTGATGATTTCCTAGCATCTGCTGACAATCCAAGCAGCAGGATGCAGAGGATCGTGGATGATATCAGGGTTCCAACCGATGACGCGCAGCGCGGTGTTATCGTTCTTGACTCTGAGCGTACTGGCGGAAGGAACATCGAGATCCACATCGGAAGGAAGAGAAACGATGATGGACTGGTCGATCCTGCTGCCAAACCTACGATCAAAATTGAGCAACCTAAAGTAATGGAAGCAAATGGATACAGTCATGAGTTGACCCCCATGGAGGCCAGGCTCAGAAATTTGAATTACATGTCGCCCGTATACGTCCATTTCGAGGTATTCGAGGACGGAATCGAACTCGACAACGTTGAGAACGGTGGCTGGGTACATGTCGGCGATCTTCCAATGATGGTCAAGTCCAGGGGATGCAATCTTAACCGTGAGGTCCTGGAGTCCAACATGGATCGTGTACTTTCTGATGAGGAATACACAAAAGAACTCATTAAACAGAAAGAGGACCCAAGGGAACCCGGAGGTTATTTCATAATCGGCGGTACCGAGAGGGTCTTGATCACACTTGAGGACCTTGCCCCGAACAGGATCATGGTCGAATACAATGAAAAGTACGGTGCAGCCGTTGAGATCGCAAAAGTGTTCTCACAGAAGGACGGATACCGTGCGCTCACCCTTGTAGAAAAGAAGAAGGACGGAATGGTCATGGTATCCGTCCCCGTAGCATCTGGTTCCATACCGCTCGTCGCATTGATGAAGGCACTTGGAATGGAGTCGGATAAGGACATTTATGACACCATAGTTTCCGACGAGGAAATGGCCAACATAGTCTATTCTAACATCGAAGCATCTCTTGATAAGAAAAGCTTCCCTCCCAATGGATATCATACCACAGAGGACGCTATACTTTTCCTTGAGAGGAACTTTGCTGCAGGTCAGGCAAAGGAGTACAGGACCAAGAAGGTCGAGTCCATACTCGACAGGTCACTGTTGCCACATCTCGGAGATACTTCCGAGGATCGTATGAAAAAGGCGATCTTCTTAGGACGTATTGCACGTTCAGTTCTCGAGCTTTCCCTCAAAAAGAGAAAGGAAGACGACAAGGATCACTACGCCAACAAGAGGCTCAAACTATCTGGAGACCTCATGGAGGATCTATTCAGAACAAGTTTCAGCAGCCTCATGAAGGATCTGAAATATCAGCTGGAGAGGAACTGGGGAAGAAAGAAGTCAGATGTCAACATCGCATCTTCTATCAGACCAGATCTGCTCACGCATAAGTTGTTGCATGCCCTGGCCACAGGAAACTGGGTCGGAGGTCGTGCAGGTGTATCACAACTCTTGGACAGAACATCTAACATGTCATCAATGTCCCATTTGAGGAGAGTTACATCATCCCTTACTAGAAGTCAGCCTCATTTCGAGGCACGTGATCTGCACCCAACGCAGTGGGGAAGACTCTGCCCTTCGGAAACACCAGAAGGTCAGAATTGTGGTCTGGTCAAGAATGCAGCCCTGATAATTGATGTTTCTGAAGGTTATTCAGAGAGTGAATTGAGGATGCTCTTGAGGAGCGATTACGATCTTATGCCTGTCAAGGACGACGGAATACGCGTGTATATCAACGGTGATCTGGTAGGAACAACCTCCAACGCGGAAAAATTCGTCAATCACGTCAGGGACAACAGAAGGATCGGACGTCTTCACGACGGTGTGAACATCCGTTTCGATGAGGACATGGGAGAGATAATAATCAACTGTGATGAAGGACGTCTCAGACGCCCGCTGCTCATCCTCAATGATGGAAGGACAGTATTGAACAGGAAACATCTGGAAGGCATTCGCGAATGTAAGATATCATGGAACGACCTCTTCAGCGAGGGAGTAATTGAGTGGGTAGATGCAGAGGAAGAGGAGGACGCACTCGTTCTCGTCGATCCCTTTGATGTACCAAAGAGATGTGAGCATTGTCATCACGCTCTTTCTCCTACAGATGCGGATTGGATGAACCCTGGAAAAGAGGGCGATGCGATATTGAAATGCAAATGGTGCGGAGGGGAGATGGCAACACCATCTAAGATCACGAAGAAGCACACTCACATGGAGATAGATCCAATGATCATCTTGGGTGTAGCTTCAGGAGTGGTTCCCTATCCAGAGCACAACTCTGCACCCCGTGTGACAATGGGTGCTGGTATGGCCAAGCAGGCACTGGGAATACCCGCTGCCAACTACCGTATCAGGCCTGATACAAGGGGACACATAATGCATTACCCAGAGGTACCCATGGTACAGACTCAGACCATGGAATTCATGGGATACAACTATAGGCCTGCAGGACAGAATTTCTGTATCGCTGTGCTTTCTTACCACGGGTATAACATAGAAGATGCCCTGGTCATGAACAAGAGCTCAGTACAGAGAGGATTGGGCAGGTCCTCATTCTTGAGATCTTATCGTGCAGAAGAGCGCCGTTACCCCGGTGGTCAGGAGGATCATTTCGAGATACCTTCACCGGACATAATGGGTGCCCGTGCGGATCTGGCATATGCATCCTTGGGTGAGGATGGACTCATATCGCCCGAGTCTGCGGTGACAGGAAGTGACGTCCTTATCGGAAAGACATCGCCTCCCAGATTCCTTGAAGAGGAGACAGATTTCTTAACCCCCCAAAAGAGAAGGGAAACTTCCGTGACCGTGAGGCCAGGGGAGAAAGGGTATGTCGATTCGGTCATGGTGACAGAGTCTGAGAACGGGTCCAGATTGGTCCGTGTCAAGGTCAGGGACGAAAGGATCCCCGAGCTAGGTGACAAGTTCTGTTCCAGATTTGGACAGAAGGGAGTTATCGGAAGGCTCATCGACCAGTGTGACATGCCATTCACAGCCGAGGGAGTGACGCCAGATCTGGTCGTCAATCCTCATGGTATCCCGTCTCGTATGACAATCGGGCACGTGCTCGAAATGATAGCTGGTAAGGTCGGGTCCATGGAAGGACGCATCATTGACGGTACCGCCTTCTCTGGAGAGAGGGAGGAATCCATACGTGATGGCCTTGTAAGGAACGGATTCAGCCGTAATGGTAAAGAGGTCATGTACGACGGAAGGACCGGACGCATGATCCAGACAGAGGTCTATACAGGTGTAATCTTCTATGAGAAATTGCACCACATGGTAAGCGGAAAGATGCACGTCAGGTCGAGAGGCCCTGTGCAGATACTCACCAGACAGCCCACCGAGGGACGTTCCAGACAGGGAGGTCTCAGGTTCGGAGAGATGGAGCGTGACTGTCTTATCGGTCACGGTGCAGCGATGGTCATTAAAGACCGTCTTCTCGATGAATCGGATGGAACCCAGCAGTATATCTGTGGCAATCCTAATTGCGGTCATATCGCCATCATGGACAGACACGGATCATTATACTGTCCAGTTTGTAAGAATAACTCGACCATATACCTGGTGCAGACCTCGTACGCATTCAAACTTCTCATGGATGAACTCCTGTCATTAGGTGTTGCCATGAGACTTCAGTTGGAGGACTTGACATGA
- a CDS encoding DNA-directed RNA polymerase subunit H, which produces MVSDNISFNVLKHVLVPEHHLLSEEEAEEMLNKMGMTRDQLPKIRNGDAGIKVLESIYGPIAEGRVVKIVRKSETAQEFVAYRLVTKG; this is translated from the coding sequence TTGGTATCAGACAATATCTCATTCAATGTTCTCAAGCACGTTTTGGTGCCTGAGCATCACCTCTTATCTGAAGAAGAAGCCGAGGAAATGCTCAATAAAATGGGCATGACTCGCGACCAGCTTCCAAAGATTAGGAACGGCGACGCAGGCATCAAGGTTCTTGAAAGCATATACGGCCCTATCGCGGAGGGCCGTGTGGTCAAGATCGTCAGAAAAAGCGAAACAGCACAGGAGTTCGTTGCCTATAGGCTCGTAACCAAAGGGTGA